The following coding sequences are from one Panthera leo isolate Ple1 chromosome E1, P.leo_Ple1_pat1.1, whole genome shotgun sequence window:
- the MBTD1 gene encoding MBT domain-containing protein 1 isoform X8 gives MGTCWGDISENVRVEVPNTDCSLPTKVFWIAGIVKLAGYNALLRYEGFENDSGLDFWCNICGSDIHPVGWCAASGKPLVPPRTIQHKYTNWKAFLVKRLTGAKTLPPDFSQKVSESMQYPFKPCMRVEVVDKRHLCRTRVAVVESVIGGRLRLVYEESEDRTDDFWCHMHSPLIHHIGWSRSIGHRFKRSDITKKQDGHFDTPPHLFAKVKEVDQSGEWFKEGMKLEAIDPLNLSTICVATIRKVLADGFLMIGIDGSEAADGSDWFCYHATSPSIFPVGFCEINMIELTPPRGYTKLPFKWFDYLRETGSIAAPVKLFNKDVPNHGFRVGMKLEAVDLMEPRLICVATVTRIIHRLLRIHFDGWEEEYDQWVDCESPDLYPVGWCQLTGYQLQPPASQSSRESQSGSSKQKKKAKSQQYKGHKKKRKMPVGKKPVSLSSLPMTGGVRRSFSGDEELTPPPAQTAPEAFPPPSTSREFIPSLKTVTTLQLKEELIDGEDYNFLQGASDQESNGSASFYIKQEP, from the exons ATGGGGACCTGCTGGGGTGATATCTCAGAAAATGTGAGAGTAGAAGTTCCCAATACAGACTGCAGCCTACCTACCAAAGTCTTCTGGATTGCTGGAATTGTAAAATTAGCAG GTTACAATGCCCTTTTAAGATATGAAGGATTTGAAAATGACTCTGGGCTGGACTTCTGGTGCAATATCTGTGGTTCTGACATCCATCCCGTTGGTTGGTGTGCAGCCAGTGGCAAACCTCTCGTCCCTCCCAGAA ctATTCAGCATAAGTATACAAACTGGAAAGCTTTTCTAGTGAAACGACTTACTGGTGCCAAAACACTTCCTCCCGATTTCTCACAGAAG GTTTCAGAGAGCATGCAGTATCCTTTCAAACCTTGCATGAGAGTAGAAGTGGTTGACAAGAGGCATTTGTGTCGCACACGAGTGGCAGTGGTGGAAAGTGTCATCGGAGGAAGATTAAGACTAGTGTACGAAGAAAGTGAAGACAGAACAGATGACTTCTGGTGCCATATGCACAGCCCGTTAATCCATCATATTGGTTGGTCTCGAAGCATAGGCCATCGATTCAAAAGATCTG ATATTACAAAGAAACAGGATGGACATTTTGATACACCACCACATTTATTTGCTAAG GTAAAAGAAGTAGACCAGAGTGGGGAATGGTTCAAGGAAGGAATGAAATTGGAAGCTATAGACCCATTAAATCTTTCCACAATATGTGTCGCGACTATTAGAAAG GTGCTGGCTGACGGATTCCTGATGATTGGGATCGATGGCTCAGAAGCAGCAGATGGATCTGACTGGTTCTGTTATCACGCAACCTCCCCTTCTATTTTCCCTGTTGGTTTCTGTGAAATTAACATGATTGAACTTACTCCACCTAGAG GTTACACAAAACTTCCTTTTAAATGGTTTGACTACCTCAGGGAAACTGGCTCCATTGCAGCACCAGTAAAACTATTTAATAAG GATGTTCCAAATCACGGATTTCGTGTAGGAATGAAATTAGAAGCAGTAGATCTCATGGAGCCACGGTTAATATGTGTAGCCACAGTCACTCGAATTATTCATCGTCTCTTGAGGATACATTTTGATGGATGGGAAGAAGAGTATGATCAATGGGTAGACTGTGAGTCCCCTGACCTCTATCCTGTAGGGTGGTGTCAATTAACTGGATATCAGCTACAGCCTCCAGCATCACAGT catCAAGAGAAAGCCAATCAGGTTcatcaaaacagaagaaaaaggctAAGTCCCAGCAATACAAAGGACATAAGAAAA AGAGGAAGATGCCAGTTGGGAAGAAGCCTGTCAGTTTGTCGAGCCTGCCCATGACAGGTGGGGTGCGGAGGAGCTTCTCTGGTGACGAAGAGTTGACTCCTCCTCCAGCACAGACAGCCCCGGAGGCCTTCCCACCTCCCAGCACTAGCCGAGAGTTCATTCCCAGCCTCAAAACAG